Proteins from a genomic interval of Medicago truncatula cultivar Jemalong A17 chromosome 3, MtrunA17r5.0-ANR, whole genome shotgun sequence:
- the LOC11419134 gene encoding F-box protein 7 has protein sequence MASGSDFALTVPSELESVLRLKTVNYFVTRRPWLDLYGVNVRPVAPFGSASRKPHVDSSLLHRCLPDELLFEVFARMTPYDMGKASCVCRKWRYTIRNPAFWRNACLKGWQLSGAVENYKILQSKYDGSWRKMWLLRPRLRFDGLYASRNTYIRVGVAEWKITNPVHVVCYYRYLRFFPSGKFLYKNSSQKIKDVVKSMNFRSSKTDCVFGGHYTLTDDKVEAAVLYPGMRPTVLRIRMRLRGTTTGANNRMDLISLVTSGVDTNEASTSEEDILGVVEGWQDDETHNPDVPAVSHKRGMTPFVFVPFEEVETSLLNLPVEKMDYYVPG, from the exons ATGGCCTCAGGTTCAG ATTTTGCTTTAACAGTCCCTTCTGAGTTGGAATCGGTTTTGAGGTTGAAGACTGTTAACTACTTTGTTACAAGGAGGCCATGGCTTG ATCTTTACGGGGTTAATGTGAGACCTGTCGCGCCTTTTGGAAGTGCAAGTAGAAAGCCTCATGTTGATTCTTCTCTTTTACATCGTTGCTTACCAGATGAGCTGCTCTTTGAG GTCTTTGCTCGAATGACTCCATATGATATGGGAAAAGCATCGTGCGTATGTCGAAAATGGCGGTACACAATCCGTAACCCTGCATTTTGGCGCAATGCATGCTTGAAGGGTTGGCAG CTCTCTGGAGCGGTTGAAAACTATAAAATACTTCAATCAAAATACGATGGCTCATGGCGGAAAATGTGGCTCTTACGGCCAAGGTTGCGATTTGATG GTCTTTATGCAAGTAGAAATACCTACATTCGGGTTGGAGTTGCAGAGTGGAAAATCACTAATCCAGTTCACGTG GTCTGTTATTACCGGTACCTGAGATTTTTTCCATCTGGGAAGTTTCTTTACAAG AATTCTTCTCAAAAGATAAAAGATGTGGTGAAGAGCATGAACTTTCGATCATCTAAAACAGACTGTGTCTTTGGTGGACACTACACATTGACAGACGACAAG GTTGAAGCTGCTGTCCTGTATCCAGGCATGCGACCTACTGTTTTGAGGATACGCATGAG GTTAAGAGGAACAACTACAGGGGCTAACAATAGGATGGATTTGATCTCACTTGTCACTAGTGGTGTGGACACTAATGAGGCAAGTACATCTGAAGAGGACATTCTTGGAGTCGTTGAAGGATGGCAGGATGATGAAACACACAACCCCGATGTGCCAGCAGTCTCACATAAGAGGGGCATGACTCCCTTTGTCTTTGTTCCATTTGAGGAG GTGGAGACATCTCTTTTGAATTTGCCCGTGGAGAAAATGGATTATTATGTTCCTGGTTGA
- the LOC11408950 gene encoding acetyltransferase At1g77540 yields MANIVGSGSPMIVWNEGTKRFETEDKKAYLEYVLRDNGKVLDLVHTFVPPSKRGLGLASHLTLAAFNHATSHSLSVIPTCSYISETFLPKNPSWNSVVYKESGQSHI; encoded by the exons ATGGCGAATATTGTTGGAAGTGGAAGTCCAATGATCGTGTGGAACGAAGGGACAAAGAGGTTTGAGACAGAAGACAAGAAAGCGTACTTGGAGTATGTCCTTAGAGACAACGGAAAAGTGTTGGATTTGGTACATACTTTTGTTCCTCCTTCCAAGAGAGGTTTGGGTTTGGCTTCTCACCTCACTCTCGCTGCCTTTAATCATGCCACCTCTCACTCCTTATCTGTCATCCCCACCTGCTCTTACATCTCT GAAACATTTCTTCCGAAGAACCCATCTTGGAATTCTGTGGTATACAAAGAGAGTGGTCAATCTCATATCTGA